From Populus trichocarpa isolate Nisqually-1 chromosome 19, P.trichocarpa_v4.1, whole genome shotgun sequence, a single genomic window includes:
- the LOC112325622 gene encoding CRIB domain-containing protein RIC4, which yields MRDRMERLVLLPFSIGCVSESSVAIGVHQTKRAKTDTNLSASRTQEEDEESSSSTESTKNSLKLLALSKPNVSTGFNKLVKGLKTFPQLFAYKEEMEELEVEMEIGLPTNVKHVTHIGWDDSPNTNPVQGWDNLISTDLLSLQSATSRQFELAIAGQANSPLVRASSA from the exons ATGAGAGACAGAATGGAAAGGCTTGTTCTTCTTCCCTTCTCCATTGGTTGCGTCTCTGAGTCAAGTGTGGCCATAGGCGTGCACCAAACTAAAAGAGCAAAGACAGACACAAACTTATCTGCatcaa GAACACAAGAAGAAGACGAGGAAAGCTCATCAAGCACAGAAAGTACGAAAAATTCGTTGAAGTTGCTTGCTCTTTCAAAGCCTAACGTATCCACTGGGTTTAATAAGCTAGTCAAGGGTTTGAAGACCTTTCCTCAGTTATTTG CGTACAAAGAAGAGATGGAAGAATTGGAAGTGGAAATGGAAATTGGGCTGCCAACAAATGTTAAGCATGTGACACACATAGGGTGGGATGACTCACCAAATACTAACCCCGTTCAGGGCTGGGACAACCTCATTTCCACCGATTTACTTTCCCTTCAATCTGCAACTTCAAGGCAGTTCGAGCTTGCCATAGCAGGACAGGCTAATTCACCTCTTGTTAGGGCTTCCTCGGCTTAA